In Mycobacterium gallinarum, a single window of DNA contains:
- a CDS encoding flavin-containing monooxygenase gives MDRKSDRNYEIIIIGAGFSGIGSGISLMKAGFTDFLMVDDADGVGGTWHWNTYPGIAVDIPSYSYQFSYEMRSSWSRTYAHGNELKAYAERCVEKYGLRDHIRFNTTIAEACFDETATRWRLISANGEEFTARFVINCSGVLSRPKWPEIKGVRDFAGVTLHTARWDHTKDLSGQRVAVIGTGASAVQLIPEVAQKAESLTVFQRTPIYCLPKPDFSVPKWAESFLHFVPGAQLATRTASQAFVEITFPIAAHFHTVIPFADIMESAAKRYMRREVHDPTTREQLIPRYSLGCKRPSFHNSYLATYNRSNVSLETSGITHIDHASVHSRDGKAHPIDVLILATGFKVMESGNMPTYVLKGRGGLEQATWWDEHRLQAFEGVSVPGFPNHFNIFGPYGYNGSSYFTLIEAQSRHIVRCLRRARALGANFVEVKKEANDRYFAEVISRRHRQVFWQPSCSNANSYYFDKHGDVPLRPSTTLETYWRSRTFRLSEYRFENRAEEVCPR, from the coding sequence ATGGATCGCAAGTCCGACCGTAACTACGAGATAATTATCATAGGAGCTGGATTTTCCGGCATCGGGTCTGGCATTAGCTTGATGAAGGCGGGATTTACCGACTTCTTGATGGTTGATGACGCCGATGGCGTAGGTGGTACGTGGCACTGGAACACCTACCCGGGTATCGCTGTCGATATACCGTCGTACAGTTATCAATTCTCATACGAAATGCGGTCCTCTTGGTCGCGCACGTACGCCCACGGCAATGAGCTCAAAGCCTATGCAGAGCGATGCGTTGAAAAGTATGGGCTCCGGGACCATATTCGTTTCAACACGACCATTGCCGAGGCTTGTTTCGACGAGACCGCGACACGGTGGCGGTTGATCAGCGCCAATGGTGAGGAGTTCACGGCACGCTTCGTGATCAATTGCTCCGGCGTTCTCAGTCGGCCAAAGTGGCCTGAAATCAAGGGGGTGCGAGATTTCGCCGGCGTTACGCTCCACACGGCTAGATGGGACCATACCAAAGATCTCAGCGGGCAGCGGGTTGCAGTAATCGGCACCGGTGCGTCGGCAGTGCAACTGATTCCCGAAGTCGCACAAAAAGCAGAAAGTCTGACCGTCTTCCAGCGGACTCCAATTTATTGTTTGCCGAAGCCAGACTTCTCCGTCCCTAAGTGGGCCGAGAGCTTCTTGCATTTCGTGCCGGGGGCACAACTGGCGACCCGGACCGCGAGCCAGGCGTTCGTGGAAATCACTTTCCCAATCGCCGCTCACTTTCATACGGTGATACCGTTCGCCGATATCATGGAGAGCGCCGCAAAACGGTACATGCGGCGTGAGGTCCATGACCCGACGACGAGAGAACAACTCATTCCGCGCTACTCGTTGGGCTGTAAACGACCCAGCTTCCACAATTCCTATCTCGCAACGTACAACCGGTCCAACGTTTCGCTCGAGACGAGCGGCATAACCCATATCGACCATGCATCCGTCCATTCTCGAGACGGCAAAGCTCATCCCATTGATGTCTTGATCTTGGCCACCGGCTTCAAAGTGATGGAGTCGGGCAACATGCCCACTTACGTGTTGAAGGGACGCGGCGGGCTGGAGCAGGCTACCTGGTGGGACGAGCACCGACTGCAGGCCTTCGAAGGGGTGAGCGTCCCGGGATTCCCGAATCATTTCAACATCTTCGGCCCGTACGGCTACAACGGTTCCTCGTACTTCACGCTCATCGAGGCGCAGAGTCGGCACATCGTCCGGTGTCTTCGCCGTGCGCGTGCGCTGGGTGCTAACTTCGTGGAGGTCAAGAAGGAGGCGAACGACCGTTACTTCGCCGAAGTGATAAGTCGCCGGCACAGACAGGTTTTCTGGCAGCCGAGCTGTTCCAATGCCAATAGCTACTATTTCGACAAGCACGGTGACGTTCCACTGCGTCCATCAACGACTCTGGAGACCTATTGGCGTAGCCGCACTTTTCGACTCTCGGAGTACCGATTCGAGAATCGGGCCGAGGAGGTGTGTCCCCGGTGA
- a CDS encoding acyl-CoA dehydrogenase family protein, with protein MSSPISPWMNAELLELRDLAAKFFSAELAPHAQRFADQHHVDRELWNRAGELGLLCMSIPEEYGGGGGTFAHEAVVLEEQARIGDSSWGAGLHSGIVAHYILQYATEELRAKWLPKMASGEMIGAIAMTEPGTGSDLQSVKTRALLDGDEYVITGSKTFITNGQQADLIIVVAKTDPSQGAAGISLIAVEADRAGFRRGKVLDKIGQRGQDTSELFFDEVRVPRSHLLGQAEGQGFIQLMTQLPQERLIVAVGAVAAMELALEQTLKYTREREAFGRPVFGFQNTKFTLAEAATETRIARVFLDYCIDLHLAGQLDVQTVAMAKWWTTERAMKVLDDCMQLHGGYGYMTEYPISRLWVDQRVQKIYAGTNEVMKEIISRSL; from the coding sequence ATGTCCTCCCCAATCTCTCCCTGGATGAATGCCGAATTACTCGAGCTTCGTGACCTCGCTGCGAAGTTCTTCTCGGCCGAATTGGCGCCGCATGCGCAACGCTTTGCAGACCAGCACCACGTCGACCGAGAACTGTGGAACCGAGCGGGCGAGCTGGGCCTGCTCTGCATGTCTATACCTGAGGAATACGGTGGAGGCGGTGGCACTTTCGCGCACGAAGCGGTCGTGCTCGAAGAGCAGGCCCGCATCGGTGACAGCTCATGGGGCGCGGGACTGCACAGCGGAATCGTGGCCCACTACATCCTGCAGTACGCGACTGAAGAGTTGCGCGCGAAGTGGCTTCCCAAGATGGCGTCCGGTGAAATGATCGGGGCGATAGCCATGACAGAACCGGGGACCGGGTCCGATCTCCAGAGCGTCAAGACAAGGGCCCTCCTTGACGGTGACGAGTACGTGATCACCGGCTCCAAGACTTTCATCACCAACGGCCAACAGGCCGACCTCATCATCGTTGTTGCCAAGACAGATCCGAGCCAGGGCGCTGCGGGCATCTCTTTGATCGCTGTCGAGGCTGACCGGGCGGGATTCCGGCGTGGCAAGGTTCTCGACAAAATCGGCCAGCGCGGCCAGGACACCTCCGAGTTGTTCTTCGATGAGGTGAGAGTTCCGCGCTCGCATCTACTGGGCCAGGCTGAGGGACAGGGCTTCATTCAGCTGATGACGCAGCTGCCACAAGAGCGACTGATCGTCGCGGTGGGGGCTGTCGCAGCGATGGAACTTGCCCTGGAGCAGACGCTCAAGTACACGCGTGAGCGGGAGGCGTTTGGTCGGCCCGTCTTTGGCTTTCAGAACACCAAGTTCACGCTGGCTGAAGCCGCGACCGAAACGCGCATCGCGCGAGTGTTCCTCGACTACTGCATCGACCTGCACCTTGCGGGTCAACTCGACGTGCAGACCGTCGCCATGGCGAAGTGGTGGACCACTGAACGAGCGATGAAGGTACTCGATGACTGTATGCAGCTTCACGGCGGATATGGCTACATGACCGAGTACCCCATCTCCAGATTGTGGGTGGACCAGCGCGTGCAAAAGATCTATGCCGGCACGAACGAGGTGATGAAGGAAATCATCTCGCGTTCCCTATGA
- a CDS encoding transglutaminase-like domain-containing protein, giving the protein MTVDHGPYLEPTEFLDWQQDSVRDFVSSAIRGACGDTEKAIAIFTAVRDCIWYDPYTVTDNPHAYRASTVATAERAYCVPKAVLLTAACRAAGIPARLGFADVRNHLQTKTLRERMGGTDVFVYHGYSLMFLNSAWVKATPAFNRELCARFGVSPIEFDGRSDALLHGFTADGTQHMEYLRDRGAYDDLPLADILQALKTYHGTFIDQPNSRPDLFA; this is encoded by the coding sequence ATGACCGTCGACCACGGGCCCTACCTCGAACCCACGGAGTTTCTTGACTGGCAACAAGATTCGGTACGTGACTTCGTATCATCGGCGATCCGTGGTGCCTGCGGCGACACCGAGAAGGCCATCGCCATCTTCACCGCGGTCCGTGACTGCATTTGGTACGACCCCTACACGGTGACCGATAACCCACACGCGTATCGCGCCAGTACCGTCGCGACCGCAGAACGAGCCTACTGCGTCCCGAAGGCCGTGCTGTTGACTGCAGCGTGCCGAGCGGCGGGAATCCCGGCGCGGCTGGGGTTCGCCGACGTCCGAAACCACCTCCAGACCAAGACATTGCGCGAGCGGATGGGCGGTACCGACGTTTTCGTCTACCACGGTTACAGTCTCATGTTTCTCAACAGTGCGTGGGTAAAGGCCACTCCGGCGTTCAATCGCGAGCTGTGCGCACGTTTCGGTGTCTCGCCGATCGAATTCGACGGCCGTAGCGACGCGCTACTACATGGTTTCACCGCTGACGGCACCCAGCACATGGAATATCTGCGCGACCGGGGAGCCTACGACGATCTACCCCTAGCAGACATCCTGCAAGCGCTGAAAACGTATCACGGCACATTCATCGACCAGCCGAACAGCCGTCCCGACCTCTTCGCCTGA
- a CDS encoding alpha/beta hydrolase: MTRMDAPDWQPSLASHLVAMSSRTTLRPLAQLMPSNAYGLAVMDRVLRTALVASRPRRGVTVRKVDTVFGGGPIRGDWITSPVVKPHANPLLYIHGGAYSMCSPDTHRGLLGELASASGRPIFAVKYRLAPRYPYPAAADDALNAYRWLTSGGPSGSSERAVAVAGDSAGGQLTMATALGARAGGLPLPDAMLLMSPVLDLKCELARARELRRRDPFASAQSAARALDLYVGGADRGDPRLSVLDADLTSMPPILIQVGGREMLIDDSRRLAERLQSAGSHVEIQVYRGQIHVFQAMFRILPEARDAIHRAGRFLEASGVR, encoded by the coding sequence GTGACCAGGATGGATGCCCCTGACTGGCAGCCCAGTCTTGCCAGTCATCTCGTCGCGATGTCCTCGCGAACCACGCTGCGTCCACTGGCGCAGCTCATGCCATCGAACGCCTACGGACTTGCGGTGATGGATCGCGTGCTTCGCACGGCGCTCGTCGCATCGCGGCCGCGGCGCGGCGTCACAGTGCGCAAGGTTGACACAGTATTCGGCGGGGGCCCGATACGTGGGGATTGGATCACCTCGCCGGTCGTTAAGCCGCATGCGAACCCATTGCTATACATACACGGTGGCGCGTACTCCATGTGCTCGCCGGATACGCACCGCGGCCTCCTCGGTGAACTGGCTTCTGCAAGCGGACGCCCAATCTTCGCCGTCAAGTACCGACTTGCGCCCCGATACCCCTACCCGGCGGCGGCGGACGATGCACTGAACGCGTATCGCTGGCTTACCAGCGGAGGGCCCTCGGGTTCTAGCGAGCGCGCCGTCGCGGTTGCTGGAGATTCGGCGGGCGGTCAGCTTACGATGGCGACTGCCTTGGGCGCACGTGCAGGTGGATTGCCGCTCCCTGATGCGATGCTGCTGATGTCTCCCGTCCTGGACCTCAAGTGTGAACTCGCTAGGGCGCGTGAACTTCGCCGTCGTGATCCTTTTGCCTCCGCTCAGTCGGCGGCGCGCGCTCTTGACCTCTATGTGGGTGGTGCAGATCGCGGAGATCCGCGCCTCAGCGTGCTTGACGCGGACCTCACCTCGATGCCGCCGATCCTCATTCAGGTGGGCGGGAGAGAAATGTTGATCGATGACTCGCGCCGTCTCGCCGAGCGACTTCAATCGGCTGGATCCCACGTCGAGATCCAGGTATATCGCGGACAGATCCATGTATTCCAAGCGATGTTCAGGATTCTTCCCGAGGCCCGCGACGCGATTCATCGAGCGGGACGCTTCCTTGAAGCCTCGGGAGTCAGGTGA
- a CDS encoding fatty acid--CoA ligase encodes MQNVPLTVSAIVQHAAAIHGDSEVITPTGDGYRRTPYRGVLPRVARLANALRSLGVTADQRVATFQWSNQEHLEAYCAIPSMGAVLHTLNIRLAPEQLAYIANHASDQIVLVDGSVAPLLARALPAMASVHTVIVTGEGDLAPLQGCGKTVLRYEKVLAGQEESFEWPRLDELSAAAMCYTSGTTGDPKGVVYSHRSTYLHSLTACTANALSVSEADRVLAIVPMFHANAWGLIYAALMSGADLVLPDRYLQAEPLVSIIEDTRPTVAGAVPTIWNDVDRYLDSHPGRDISSLRLVACGGSAVPLSLMRAFEEKYNVPIVQAWGMTETSPLATVARPASRADATRRWEMRASQGRPICGVEIRLRDDDGKDVPWDGQSVGEIQARGPWITGSYFGDNDTEKFDEGWLRTGDVGRIDAEGYLTLTDRSKDVIKSGGEWISTVELENTLIGHPAVYEAAVVGVADDKWQERPLALVVVHPGTDVDIDQLRSFLSGKVAKWWIPERWSFVSDIPRTSVGKYDKKAIRARHSAGEYLIEIETS; translated from the coding sequence ATGCAAAATGTTCCCCTCACGGTGTCGGCGATCGTCCAGCATGCGGCAGCCATACACGGTGACAGCGAGGTCATCACTCCGACCGGAGATGGGTATCGTAGGACGCCCTACCGCGGTGTGCTGCCGCGCGTAGCTCGACTCGCCAACGCACTGCGCAGCCTTGGCGTCACGGCAGACCAACGCGTGGCCACCTTCCAGTGGAGCAACCAGGAACATCTGGAGGCCTACTGTGCGATTCCCTCCATGGGAGCGGTCCTGCACACGCTCAACATTCGTTTGGCCCCGGAGCAACTCGCGTACATCGCCAACCACGCGAGCGATCAGATCGTCCTAGTCGACGGTTCGGTTGCCCCGTTGTTGGCGCGCGCGCTCCCAGCGATGGCGTCGGTGCACACCGTCATCGTCACCGGAGAGGGCGACCTTGCCCCGCTACAGGGATGCGGGAAGACCGTTCTGCGTTACGAGAAAGTACTTGCCGGCCAGGAAGAGTCATTTGAATGGCCTCGGCTCGATGAGCTGTCGGCCGCGGCCATGTGTTATACGAGCGGCACCACCGGAGATCCCAAAGGCGTCGTCTACAGCCACCGTTCGACGTACCTTCACTCCTTGACCGCCTGCACAGCTAACGCTTTGTCAGTCAGCGAGGCCGACCGTGTCCTGGCCATCGTCCCAATGTTTCACGCCAATGCGTGGGGGCTTATCTACGCAGCGTTGATGTCCGGTGCGGATCTGGTGCTGCCTGACCGGTATCTCCAAGCCGAACCGTTGGTGTCGATCATCGAAGACACCAGGCCGACCGTGGCCGGTGCAGTGCCGACGATCTGGAACGACGTCGACCGATATCTGGATTCGCACCCTGGGCGGGACATTTCTTCGCTACGGCTGGTCGCGTGCGGGGGATCTGCTGTTCCGCTTTCCTTGATGCGGGCGTTCGAAGAGAAGTACAACGTGCCCATTGTGCAGGCATGGGGTATGACCGAAACCTCTCCGCTGGCGACCGTTGCACGTCCGGCTAGCAGAGCCGACGCGACGCGACGATGGGAGATGCGCGCATCCCAGGGCCGGCCGATCTGCGGTGTCGAAATCCGGTTGCGGGACGACGACGGGAAAGACGTGCCGTGGGACGGGCAATCAGTTGGGGAAATTCAGGCGCGTGGCCCTTGGATTACCGGTTCTTATTTCGGAGACAACGATACGGAGAAGTTCGACGAAGGATGGTTGCGTACCGGTGATGTGGGCAGGATCGACGCCGAGGGCTATCTGACACTGACCGACCGCTCGAAAGACGTCATCAAGTCAGGTGGCGAATGGATCTCCACGGTGGAGCTGGAGAACACGCTGATCGGGCACCCTGCCGTGTACGAAGCGGCGGTAGTCGGCGTCGCGGACGATAAATGGCAGGAACGGCCGTTGGCGCTTGTCGTCGTCCACCCCGGAACCGACGTTGACATTGACCAACTCCGATCGTTCCTTTCGGGCAAAGTCGCCAAATGGTGGATTCCTGAGCGATGGAGCTTCGTGTCCGATATTCCGAGGACGAGCGTCGGAAAGTACGACAAAAAGGCCATCCGTGCGCGCCACTCTGCCGGTGAATACCTCATCGAAATCGAAACGTCATAA
- a CDS encoding cytochrome P450 — MTDHLLAPAHHVKDRLSSVIMVPAPRAVDDRWRRWSRDWPVRELAPAPAGSGLKAVRGDAGLPFVGHTLDYIRFGSDFSRERYDRLGSVSWMGAFGTKMVVIAGPNATREAFTSEAKAFSQDGWSFLIDAFFHRGLMLMSFDEHLMHRRIMQEAFTRPRLTGYVEQVTPCVRSAVPTWPVGPSVRIYPLLKELTLDIATDVFMGGRGKEESDAVNKAFVATVRAASSLVRVPLPGTRFRAGVRGRRVLEDYFFRHLPAARAGETDDLFAALCQATTEDGERFSDGDVVNHMIFLMMAAHDTSTITTTAVAYFLAKYPEWQEAAAAEAEAIGDGLPDIEALEKMTVIELVIKEALRLLAPVPLVMRKTVRDVAIDGYHIPANILCAITPAVNHFDQTIWSDPERFDPSRFDESRREDQHHRFAWVPFGGGAHKCIGMQFGTLEVKAILHRMLRSFTWTVPENYHVRWDNTSLPIPVDGLPLEMKRR; from the coding sequence ATGACAGATCACCTTCTCGCACCTGCGCACCACGTGAAGGACCGGTTGTCCTCTGTGATCATGGTTCCTGCGCCTCGCGCCGTCGACGACAGATGGCGTCGATGGAGCCGGGACTGGCCGGTTCGTGAACTGGCACCGGCACCCGCGGGAAGTGGACTGAAAGCCGTCCGGGGGGATGCCGGACTGCCCTTTGTGGGCCACACGCTCGACTACATCCGATTCGGATCGGATTTCAGCCGAGAGCGCTACGACCGTCTGGGTTCTGTGTCGTGGATGGGCGCGTTCGGCACCAAGATGGTGGTCATCGCGGGACCGAACGCCACTCGAGAGGCGTTCACGAGCGAAGCGAAGGCATTTTCTCAGGATGGCTGGTCCTTCTTGATCGACGCCTTCTTTCATCGCGGTTTGATGCTCATGAGCTTCGACGAGCACTTGATGCACCGGCGCATCATGCAGGAGGCGTTTACGCGTCCGCGCCTGACCGGATACGTCGAGCAGGTAACCCCATGCGTTCGCTCGGCAGTGCCCACGTGGCCGGTGGGTCCGTCGGTTCGAATCTATCCACTGCTGAAGGAACTCACCCTCGACATAGCCACCGACGTTTTCATGGGCGGCCGCGGCAAGGAGGAGAGTGATGCTGTCAACAAGGCGTTCGTCGCCACGGTTCGAGCAGCGAGTTCCCTTGTGCGTGTTCCGCTTCCGGGAACCAGATTCCGCGCTGGTGTGCGAGGCCGGCGCGTCTTGGAGGACTACTTCTTCCGGCATCTGCCTGCCGCGCGAGCCGGTGAAACGGATGATCTGTTCGCTGCTCTTTGTCAAGCCACCACCGAAGACGGGGAGCGGTTTTCCGACGGGGATGTGGTGAATCACATGATCTTCTTGATGATGGCGGCCCACGACACATCGACGATCACCACCACTGCGGTCGCCTATTTCCTTGCCAAGTATCCGGAGTGGCAGGAGGCAGCGGCTGCGGAAGCCGAGGCCATCGGTGACGGGTTGCCGGACATCGAGGCCCTGGAGAAGATGACGGTCATCGAGCTCGTGATCAAGGAAGCGCTCAGACTGCTTGCACCTGTTCCGCTGGTGATGCGCAAGACGGTTCGAGATGTCGCCATCGACGGATATCACATCCCCGCGAACATTTTGTGCGCCATAACGCCTGCCGTGAATCACTTCGATCAGACGATCTGGAGTGATCCGGAGCGGTTCGATCCCTCACGTTTTGACGAGTCTCGGCGCGAAGACCAACACCACCGATTCGCCTGGGTTCCGTTCGGAGGTGGAGCGCACAAGTGCATCGGCATGCAATTCGGGACGCTCGAGGTCAAAGCAATCCTGCACAGGATGCTGCGTTCGTTCACCTGGACGGTTCCGGAGAACTATCACGTCCGATGGGACAACACCTCGCTGCCCATTCCGGTGGACGGACTTCCGTTGGAGATGAAGCGCCGATGA
- a CDS encoding BtrH N-terminal domain-containing protein, giving the protein MASMVVPYRHDMGGHCGSGALRDLTEWAGIRWCDDTPDEGIVFALGGALDFSYVRSAHLRPPIYLVGRSADLEDEYLTRLGARFECRSTDDPDLGWKWVTEQIDAGTPVMVWTDIAELPYLRTRLSMSRHDVVIVGYDDDEELAFVVDNDRDTPQAVPYENLRKARASTGFPVPTRHTTYVVEWPRAAPDLGNAAQSAFRRSADAMQGSFVSAPITEGSDCEIQVRGLPGVSTFVEDLKRWPEIFDDDTLDGALFALSAFIEKAGTGGGLFRDLQARGCRRVAEELSFEPAFRAAEAAKSASELWTAVAHTAYERGADPRSRASGAASLAAQLPQTERRLAQALREAGNLPL; this is encoded by the coding sequence ATGGCATCGATGGTGGTGCCGTATCGCCACGACATGGGCGGCCATTGCGGATCGGGTGCCCTTCGGGATTTGACCGAATGGGCGGGGATCCGTTGGTGTGATGACACCCCGGACGAAGGTATCGTGTTTGCCCTCGGCGGGGCCCTCGACTTCTCGTATGTTCGCTCGGCGCACCTACGTCCACCGATCTACCTCGTTGGACGCAGCGCGGACCTCGAAGACGAATACTTGACCCGGTTGGGCGCGCGCTTCGAGTGCCGTTCGACAGACGACCCCGATCTCGGTTGGAAATGGGTGACCGAACAGATCGATGCCGGTACGCCAGTCATGGTGTGGACTGACATCGCCGAATTGCCCTATCTGAGAACACGTCTGAGTATGAGCCGGCACGATGTCGTGATCGTAGGGTACGACGACGACGAGGAACTCGCGTTCGTGGTCGATAACGATCGCGATACACCTCAAGCCGTGCCTTATGAGAATTTACGGAAGGCACGGGCATCGACGGGATTTCCCGTCCCCACGCGGCACACCACCTACGTGGTCGAGTGGCCCCGTGCGGCACCAGATCTCGGCAATGCTGCCCAGTCGGCCTTCCGCAGGTCCGCGGACGCGATGCAGGGTTCGTTTGTGAGCGCGCCGATCACCGAGGGCTCCGATTGTGAAATTCAGGTGCGTGGGTTACCAGGGGTGTCGACGTTTGTGGAGGACCTCAAGCGGTGGCCGGAGATCTTTGACGACGACACCCTCGACGGTGCCTTGTTTGCGCTGAGCGCCTTCATCGAAAAGGCTGGAACCGGAGGCGGTCTGTTCCGAGATCTGCAGGCACGTGGATGTCGGCGCGTCGCTGAAGAGTTGAGTTTCGAACCTGCGTTCCGAGCAGCGGAGGCTGCGAAGTCCGCATCTGAGTTGTGGACCGCTGTTGCGCACACCGCTTACGAACGCGGTGCAGATCCGCGCTCGCGAGCGAGTGGCGCGGCGTCCCTCGCTGCGCAGTTGCCGCAAACCGAACGTCGACTCGCGCAGGCGCTGAGGGAGGCAGGAAATCTACCCCTATGA
- a CDS encoding flavin-containing monooxygenase — translation MTGTTTTLIVGAGFAGIGTAIRLLQEGTDDFVIVERSNRVGGTWRDNTYPGAACDIPSLLYSYSFEPNPGWTRTYSGSAEILEYIDEIVTKYDLARFIQFDTDVTALEFDEGAGIWVADTADGKRYQALSVVMASGPLADASFPDIRGIDSYEGKKIHSARWDHGYDLGDKRVAVIGTGASAVQIIPELVKSAASVKVFQRTPGWVLPRVNFKHPAWARSTFKQLPVSEQALRDAWFWAHEVMAVGMVWNTAATSAIQLAAKGHLRRQVKDSWLRRQLTPHFRPGCKRMLMTSDYYPALQSDNCKLISWPIATLSPNGVRTADGVEHEVDCIVFATGFDVCKRGTPFPISGLGGRKLGDEWSQGRYAFKSVSVAGYPNLFFTFGPNSGPGHNSALVYMEAAIDYIIKAIKLLQQNDIGTLDVREDRQDRYHSEIQRRLRRTTWNSGCSSWYLTEDGYNGTMYPGFATQFMRELSRLDPHDYVITRRDDTHLELTQSL, via the coding sequence ATGACAGGCACGACGACGACCTTGATCGTCGGCGCCGGGTTCGCAGGTATCGGTACGGCGATCAGACTGCTTCAAGAGGGCACAGATGACTTCGTCATCGTGGAACGGTCAAATCGCGTCGGAGGCACCTGGCGAGACAATACCTATCCCGGTGCGGCCTGCGATATTCCCTCACTTCTCTACTCCTACTCGTTCGAGCCGAACCCGGGCTGGACTCGTACCTACTCGGGGAGCGCTGAGATCCTCGAATATATCGACGAGATCGTCACCAAGTACGACCTTGCCCGGTTCATCCAGTTTGATACCGATGTAACCGCCTTGGAATTCGATGAGGGTGCCGGCATCTGGGTGGCCGACACGGCTGACGGAAAGCGTTATCAAGCTCTTTCAGTTGTGATGGCCAGTGGACCACTTGCCGACGCCAGCTTTCCGGATATTCGGGGTATTGACTCGTACGAGGGAAAGAAGATCCACAGCGCTCGATGGGACCATGGCTACGATCTCGGCGATAAGAGGGTTGCAGTCATTGGGACAGGCGCGAGCGCGGTACAGATCATTCCTGAGCTCGTGAAGTCGGCTGCGTCGGTCAAAGTCTTCCAAAGAACGCCCGGCTGGGTGTTGCCCAGGGTGAACTTCAAGCATCCGGCTTGGGCGCGTTCGACCTTCAAACAATTGCCGGTGAGCGAACAAGCGCTCCGTGACGCCTGGTTCTGGGCTCACGAAGTGATGGCAGTGGGTATGGTCTGGAACACCGCTGCGACGTCCGCGATACAACTGGCGGCGAAGGGTCATCTCCGTCGGCAGGTGAAAGACTCCTGGTTGAGACGTCAGTTGACGCCCCATTTCAGACCTGGCTGCAAACGTATGCTCATGACCAGCGATTATTACCCTGCGCTACAGTCGGATAACTGTAAGCTGATCAGTTGGCCGATCGCCACATTGTCACCCAACGGTGTTCGAACCGCCGACGGTGTCGAGCACGAGGTGGACTGTATCGTTTTTGCCACCGGCTTCGATGTGTGCAAACGTGGCACCCCGTTCCCGATTAGCGGCCTCGGTGGTCGGAAGCTTGGGGACGAATGGTCTCAGGGGAGATACGCCTTCAAGAGCGTGAGCGTGGCCGGCTATCCGAACTTGTTCTTCACTTTTGGACCGAATTCCGGGCCAGGCCACAACTCGGCGCTCGTATATATGGAGGCCGCGATTGACTATATAATCAAGGCGATCAAGCTCCTCCAGCAAAATGACATCGGTACTTTGGATGTGAGGGAGGATCGCCAGGACCGCTATCACTCCGAAATTCAGCGCCGCCTTCGACGAACGACATGGAATTCGGGGTGCAGCAGTTGGTACTTGACCGAGGACGGCTACAACGGCACGATGTACCCAGGTTTCGCGACCCAGTTTATGAGAGAACTTTCCCGCTTGGATCCTCATGATTACGTGATAACCCGGCGCGACGATACGCACCTCGAGCTGACGCAATCACTCTGA
- a CDS encoding SCP2 sterol-binding domain-containing protein, with the protein MAVFADAEEVYRYLAGIFRRGLENEDLANRLAGSGVVLRIHYTDPDAVVTVDMPKKVIETGADSGVTPNVELFMSADTGNRFWLGKVNLTMAMAKGTVRAKGPVTKLIKLIPQAKNLFPEYRAILEADKRHDLLDV; encoded by the coding sequence ATGGCTGTCTTCGCTGATGCGGAAGAGGTTTACCGCTACCTCGCCGGCATCTTTCGACGAGGTTTGGAGAACGAAGACCTTGCGAACAGACTTGCCGGGTCCGGGGTGGTGTTGCGGATCCACTACACCGATCCGGATGCGGTAGTAACCGTGGATATGCCGAAGAAGGTGATAGAGACCGGCGCGGACAGTGGCGTTACACCGAATGTCGAATTGTTCATGTCCGCGGATACCGGTAACAGGTTCTGGTTGGGGAAGGTGAACTTGACCATGGCGATGGCCAAAGGAACTGTACGAGCGAAAGGTCCTGTCACGAAACTGATCAAGCTCATACCGCAGGCGAAAAACCTTTTTCCAGAATATCGGGCAATCCTCGAAGCCGACAAGCGTCACGACCTGCTCGATGTGTGA